The following coding sequences are from one Asterias amurensis chromosome 8, ASM3211899v1 window:
- the LOC139941233 gene encoding nucleolar protein 56-like isoform X2 yields MVKMYVLYEHASGYGLFDVTEFEEISMLQADVEKSVTDFGKFASLVKLHAFAPFKSGANALDNINSISEGVMHEDLHLFLDTNLPESSKKRKKIQLGVADSKIGAAIQEALGASCQSGGVVNEILRGLRYHFHKLIKGLSAQAAGKAQLGLGHSYSRAKVKFNVNRVDNMIIQSISLLDQLDKDINTFSMRIKEWYSYHFPELVKVVSDNAMYAQVAHYIKNRKDLSEDSLEALEEIVMDSAKAQAILDASRSSMGMDISPIDLINIERFAVRVMALQDYRKSLYIYLQERMHNVAPNLSSLIGEQVGARLISHAGSLTNLAKYPASTVQILGAEKALFRALKTRGNTPKYGLIFHSTFIGRASQKNKGRISRYLANKCSIASRIDCFSDFPTTVYGEKLKDQVEERLSFYETGDAPRKNIDVMVEAMTEVKEEETAAKKAKKKAKKAKKRLSEAANTTLEEEHINGDAEEPMETDQPPKKKKKKVAEDEEETETPKKKKKKRASEVATPEVVETVTPKKDKKKKKRKESE; encoded by the exons ATG GTGAAAATGTACGTGCTCTATGAGCACGCCTCTGGCTATGGCCTCTTTGATGTGACAGAGTTTGAGGAGATCTCCATGCTGCAAGCTGATGTAGAGAAGAGCGTGACGGACTTTGGCAAATTTGCGTCCCTCGTCAAGCTTCATGCTTTTGCCCCATTCAAGTCTGGTGCCAATGCTCTAGACAACATCAACAGTATCTCAGAAG GTGTGATGCATGAAGATCTCCATCTGTTCTTGGATACCAATCTACCAGAGTCCTCCAAGAAGAGAAAGAAGATCCAGCTCGGAGTGGCTGACAGCAAGATAGGAGCAGCCATTCAGGAGGCCCTGGGTGCATCCTGCCAATCTGGAGGGGTCGTCAATGAGATCTTAAGAG GGCTGCGCTACCACTTCCACAAGCTAATCAAGGGACTGTCTGCACAGGCAGCAGGGAAGGCCCAGCTTGGGTTGGGTCACAGCTACTCCCGTGCTAAAGTCAAGTTTAACGTGAACCGTGTGGACAACATGATCATCCAGTCTATCAGCTTACTGGATCAGCTGGACAAGGACATCAATACCTTCTCTATGAGAATCAA agagTGGTACTCCTACCACTTCCCAGAGTTGGTGAAGGTGGTCAGCGACAACGCCATGTACGCTCAAGTAGCTCACTACATCAAGAATCGTAAAGACCTCTCTGAGGACAGTCTGGAGGCTCTGGAGGAGATCGTGATGGACAGTGCTAAGGCCCAGGCAATCCTGGATGCTTCGCGCTCATCAATGG gaATGGACATATCACCCATTGATCTGATCAATATTGAGCGGTTTGCAGTGCGTGTAATGGCACTGCAGGACTACCGTAAGAGCCTGTACATTTACCTGCAGGAGAGAATGCACAATGTGGCCCCGAACCTCTCTTCACTCATTGGTGAACAG GTGGGTGCCCGACTCATTTCTCATGCTGGTAGCCTGACAAATCTGGCCAAGTACCCCGCCTCCACGGTGCAGATTCTTGGTGCTGAGAAAGCCCTCTTTAG AGCATTGAAGACCCGTGGAAATACGCCCAAATACGGTCTCATCTTCCATTCTACATTCATCGGACGAGCTAGCCAGAAGAACAAGGGTCGTATCTCACGCTATCTGGCCAACAAGTGTTCTATCGCATCACGAATAGACTgcttttcag ATTTCCCAACCACTGTGTACGGTGAGAAACTCAAAGATCAGGTTGAGGAACGTCTATCCTTCTACGAGACGGGAGATGCACCAAGGAAGAACATTGACGTCATGGTAGAAGCAATGACTGAG GTCAAAGAGGAGGAAACTGCCGCAAAGAAAGCCAAGAAGAAGGCAAAGAAAGCCAAGAAGAGACTGTCGGAGGCAGCAAACACCACCCTGGAAGAAGAGCACATCAACGGTGATGCAGAGGAACCCATGGAAACGGACCAGCCAcccaagaagaaaaagaagaaagtaGCCGAAGACGAGGAAGAAACCGAGACAccgaagaagaaaaagaagaagcggGCCTCAGAGGTGGCCACACCCGAGGTCGTGGAGACTGTCACACCCAAGAAGgataagaaaaagaagaagagaaaagAATCCGAGTGA
- the LOC139941233 gene encoding E3 SUMO-protein ligase ZBED1-like isoform X1, whose protein sequence is MPRGTIMQKDLLLQKNLLVRKGFSSPIWKYFGFPCNPSDPTEPACEDEIVCALCNKCLSYNKSTTVMHKHLKGRHPNVFDTLVKAPPEKKMAKGKVGRPKGVRSTMSSRLQGNELRKRKNMVPKRSSSWVWNYFYFPIDPETQETNKEFVTCDLCEKKMSYHGGTSPMRSHMRLIHKKEFAEHNQWEMVEVSQDMLDINATDPKVKVAEDQAEIEESNMASLTEEELFSEDLLQKKGLIRKKGATSSAIWRFFGFMPDPNDPDEALSTDKAVCAICGKQLIYTNSSTTVMRNHLDHRHPRVHKMVASTPRRMMGTPSSEGRQQRTGILQTSRRKRLSACVANYLAKDLKPLESLEEPSFRKMLYEFDPRYNLPTREDFTLRVMPLLYDQVKQTTVMPMVKEAKHVALSIDVWGRSSIEQYMAVTAHLLTFDWELKSFMLENVEFPLPHDAVHIAEFLNKVAAEWGISDDPLKISALVTNNAVKNSFTGKHVPCLGHTLNSLVIAGLQCPGVQGPIQCCIRLVEFIHGSPKLKISIDESIQAEAEVPGASQQVDISQQYDSNQHLDVQRQLDVLEQLVTAAQIGVEDHTDISALTSIHQTEPPRPATPQETSLDITMQDLKVPLGTTHSMLRAILDKRELLKTVLAASERMDLEFSETDIKIVEEIEKVLAPLQTLSETFLGKSYVSVSGLMPALYYLKEVLKQRAGDLPEITEMKQAMAEELFSVYDDPSNSVILPKATFLDARYKKLPFLSEMQKIELHNEIAKEALLLTENRIDESASTDEPPSKKPVMAWASLLGNMFEDENMGVADSEPIGGAKDEIRRYLTEPRLGLEAEPLKWWQQNGPRYPMLSAVAMKYLCIPSTSVPSEQLFSSAGGRITAKRSLLDARDIQLLPFLNANLQQY, encoded by the exons ATG CCTCGTGGCACAATCATGCAGAAAGATCTATTGCTGCAGAAAAACCTCCTCGTTCGAAAAGGCTTTTCCAGTCCCATTTGGAAATACTTTGGGTTTCCGTGCAACCCCAGCGATCCAACTGAACCGGCCTGCGAGGATGAAATTGTTTGTGCGCTGTGCAACAAGTGCCTCTCGTACAACAAGAGCACCACGGTGATGCATAAACATCTGAAGGGGCGCCACCCCAATGTGTTTGACACCCTCGTAAAAGCtccaccagaaaaaaaaatggccaaGGGAAAAGTGGGCCGACCAAAGGGTGTTCGATCAACTATG TCGTCACGGCTTCAAGGCAATGAGCTTCGCAAGAGGAAGAATATGGTCCCCAAGAGAAGCTCCAGCTGGGTCTGGAACTACTTCTACTTCCCCATCGACCCCGAGACCCAAGAGACCAACAAGGAGTTTGTGACCTGTGACCTCTGCGAGAAGAAGATGAGTTATCATGGCGGCACTTCTCCAATGCGCTCCCATATGCGCCTCATCCACAAGAAGGAGTTTGCTGAGCACAATCAGTGGGAGATGGTGGAGGTGTCACAGGACATGCTGGACATCAACGCCACCGACCCCAAAGTGAAAGTTGCAGAGGATCAGGCCGAGATCGAGGAATCAAATATGGCTTCATTG ACAGAAGAAGAACTCTTCTCCGAAGACCTGCTGCAAAAGAAAGGCCTAATTCGTAAGAAAGGAGCCACCTCCAGCGCTATCTGGCGCTTCTTCGGCTTCATGCCTGACCCCAACGACCCGGACGAGGCCTTGTCTACTGATAAAGCAGTGTGTGCCATCTGCGGCAAGCAGCTGATCTACACTAACTCCAGCACCACCGTCATGCGGAACCATCTGGATCATCGTCATCCGAGGGTACACAAGATGGTCGCTAGTACCCCACGGAGGATGATGGGCACACCATCTAGTGAG GGGAGACAGCAAAGAACAGGTATACTGCAGACCAGCAGAAGAAAGAGATTGTCGGCTTGTGTTGCCAACTATCTTGCAAAGGACCTGAAGCCTCTGGAATCCTTAGAAGAGCCCAGCTTCAGGAAAATGCTGTATGAGTTTGATCCAAGATACAACCTCCCGACAAGGGAAGACTTCACCCTGCGGGTCATGCCCCTCCTGTATGATCAAGTCAAGCAAACGACTGTCATGCCGATGGTGAAGGAGGCCAAACACGTTGCGCTTTCTATCGATGTCTGGGGGCGCTCTTCCATCGAGCAGTACATGGCCGTGACGGCTCACCTTCTGACATTTGACTGGGAGCTGAAAAGTTTCATGCTAGAGAATGTAGAGTTTCCTCTGCCTCACGATGCCGTGCACATAGCAGAGTTTCTCAACAAGGTTGCTGCCGAGTGGGGAATCAGTGATGACCCGCTAAAGATCAGCGCTCTGGTCACCAACAACGCTGTGAAGAACAGCTTCACAGGAAAGCATGTCCCGTGCCTTGGCCACACTCTGAATTCCTTGGTCATCGCAGGACTGCAGTGCCCTGGTGTCCAAGGGCCCATTCAGTGTTGCATAAGGTTGGTAGAGTTTATCCATGGTTCGCCAAAACTGAAAATTTCCATCGATGAGTCTATCCAGGCAGAGGCGGAAGTCCCGGGGGCTTCCCAGCAAGTGGACATTTCTCAGCAGTATGACAGTAACCAGCACCTTGATGTCCAGCGGCAGCTCGATGTCCTGGAGCAGTTAGTGACAGCAGCTCAGATAGGAGTAGAGGACCACACTGATATCTCTGCATTGACCTCAATCCACCAGACAGAGCCACCACGGCCAGCGACCCCCCAGGAAACCTCCCTGGACATCACCATGCAAGACCTGAAAGTTCCACTTGGCACAACACACAGCATGTTGAGGGCCATACTGGATAAGAGAGAGCTACTGAAGACGGTACTTGCTGCCTCAGAGAGAATGGATCTGGAGTTTTCTGAGACCGACATAAAAATTGTCGAAGAGATTGAGAAAGTCTTAGCTCCTCTTCAGACACTTTCAGAGACCTTCCTCGGCAAAAGTTACGTCTCTGTATCTGGACTCATGCCAGCTTTATATTATCTGAAGGAAGTTCTGAAGCAGAGAGCAGGCGACCTGCCCGAGATCACCGAGATGAAACAAGCCATGGCGGAAGAGCTGTTCAGTGTTTACGATGACCCTAGTAACTCTGTCATCCTCCCCAAGGCCACGTTTTTAGACGCCCGCTACAAGAAACTGCCTTTCCTCTCTGAGATGCAGAAGATTGAACTTCACAATGAGATTGCCAAGGAGGCCTTGCTACTCACAGAGAACAGGATAGATGAAAGTGCCTCGACAGACGAGCCCCCCTCTAAAAAACCCGTCATGGCGTGGGCTTCCTTACTGGGCAACATGTTCGAAGATGAGAACATGGGCGTGGCTGACTCAGAACCCATAGGAGGCGCTAAAGATGAGATTCGCAGGTACCTCACTGAACCCCGCCTTGGTCTGGAGGCAGAGCCTCTCAAGTGGTGGCAGCAGAATGGTCCCAGGTACCCGATGCTGTCGGCAGTTGCCATGAAGTACCTCTGCATTCCGTCGACCAGCGTTCCCTCAGAGCAGTTATTCAGCTCAGCGGGTGGGCGCATTACAGCCAAGAGGTCCCTGTTAGATGCTAGAGATATCCAGTTGCTTCCGTTTCTGAATGCCAATCTCCAACAGTATTGA